In one window of Dermochelys coriacea isolate rDerCor1 chromosome 3, rDerCor1.pri.v4, whole genome shotgun sequence DNA:
- the KIAA0408 gene encoding LOW QUALITY PROTEIN: uncharacterized protein KIAA0408 homolog (The sequence of the model RefSeq protein was modified relative to this genomic sequence to represent the inferred CDS: inserted 10 bases in 10 codons; deleted 2 bases in 2 codons; substituted 2 bases at 2 genomic stop codons), with protein sequence MDLHKQLENTERNWTXEKMELLERFDSERKEWESQWKVMQKKIEELYQEVKLRRESXMNVQDNKAIQSKMLQLSVYSPTSEGSDTAELNCRHNLANDRMEEKSLLSKXEQECKETRTQRKNNVLLRNSLAFDNQEKHEDLLSLKITXKDTSSYAGDLNAALKELAKVSEELCSYQEEIRKKPNHRRMKSLPFLEEFEETQNTXIMPEMNCVSSNESQTSSITLKTEGQNNRKNLMSTNRGLKDMPCSSFTGGXRKRLMPWPKKEAPPVPPRSTSRHLXSSFSAAVHISEVPXKDSDSRSNCKVQEDRNRRKYINPSLAKQSEDPVAHANEGKSVKDGAVVTASVPIAKKEESLXVQCSSRFCHNTWSCDVGKLGXGTQNGSSPLSAQKSCSDGNMVQTENVHRRHCPKSHNVLHYGNDSCDPAMLPKKTQKNETLAAKIDEFNRTVXHTDKCKKSLQENQKLQTPTGDHKHCGPGCDWMINKTETVNASYVSNPXLSAAKKHDPCNPTKAARTTGQQKQINGLLSTSGYWHMLHERDWRPINLSGRPRSADSRSNYGVVEKLLKNYEKSTVTSLYNSKCCKDKGTQSDSEFTDGSCETLSGYLEMFQTEQRKQEFQRNSARRVGQQVKQGKERQKLPEISVPAKCSTGKGFSRPARPANRRLPSRWASRSPSAPPAAHSYSLSLQSETAVV encoded by the exons ATGGACCTACATAAACAACTGGAGAATACTGAGAGGAACTGGA AAGAAAAGATGGAACTGCTGGAGAGATTTGACAGTGAAAGGAAGGAGTGGGAAAGTCAATGGAAGGTCATGCAGAAGAAAATAGAAGAG CTTTACCAGGAGGTAAAACTAAGGCGGGAGA ATATGAATGTCCAGGATAATAAGGCCATTCAAAGCAAGATGCTGCAGTTATCTGTATATTCCCCTACTTCAGAAGGGAGTGACACAGCAGAACTGAACTGTCGACACAACTTGGCAAATGACCGGATGGAAGAAAAGAGTTTGCTCAGTA CAGAACAAGAATGTAAAGAAACTAGAACTCAGAggaaaaacaatgttttgttaaGGAACAGTCTGGCCTTTGACAACCAGGAGAAACATGAAGACCTCCTCAGCTTGAAAATTA AAAAAGATACCAGTAGTTATGCTGGTGATCTCAATGCA gCTCTTAAAGAACTGGCAAAAGTTAGTGAAGAGTTATGCAGCTATCAAGAGGAAATTCGAAAGAAGCCCAACCACAGAAG AATGAAGTCACTTCCTTTTCTGGAAGAATTTGAAGAAACCCAAAACA GTATTATGCCTGAGATGAACTGCGTGTCCAGCAATGAATCACAAACTTCTTCCATCACTTTGAAAACCGAAGGACAAAATAACAGGAAGAACTTGATGAGTACCAACAGGGGTTTGAAAGATATGCCTTGTAGCTCTTTTACTGGTGGATAGAGGAAGAGACTTATGCCCTGGCCAAAAAAAGAAGCCCCACCAGTTCCTCCACGGAGCACTTCTCGACATC CAAGCTCATTTTCTGCCGCTGTACACATCTCTGAAGTAC GTAAAGATTCAGACAGCAGAAGCAACTGTAAGGTTCAGGAGGATAGGAATAGAAGGAAATATATTAATCCTTCTCTTGCAAAACAGAGTGAAGATCCAGTGGCACATGCAAATGAAGGGAAGTCTGTGAAAGATGGTGCAGTGGTAACTGCTTCAGTACCTATAGCCAAAAAAGAGGAGAGTCTCTGAGTGCAGTGTAGCAGCAGGTTTTGTCACAACACATGGTCATGTGATGTGGGCAAGCTtg aaggtactcagaatggATCTTCCCCATTGTCTGCCCAGAAAAGCTGTTCAGATGGAAATATGGTGCAAACAGAGAATGTGCACAGAAGACATTGCCCTAAATCTCATAATGTTTTACATTATGGTAATGACTCCTGTGACCCTGCAATGCTGCCAAAGAAGACCCAAAAAAATGAAACGTTGGCAGCAAAGATTGATGAATTTAACAGGACTG TTCATACAGATAAATGCAAAAAATCTTTGCAAGAAAATCAGAAGCTTCAAACACCAACTGGAGATCATAAACACTGTGGCCCAGGGTGTGACTGGATGATTAACAAAACAGAAACTGTAAATGCATCTTATGTTTCAAATC GACTCTCTGCAGCAAAGAAACACGATCCCTGCAATCCAACCAAAGCTGCC AGAACAACAGGGCAACAAAAGCAAATAAATGGACTTCTAAGCACCAGTGGCTACTGGCATATGCTTCACGAACGTGATTGGAGACCAATTAATTTATCTGGTCGCCCGCGTTCAGCTGACTCGAGGTCAAACTATGGAGTTGttgaaaaacttttgaaaaactATGAAAAATCAACAGTGACATCTTTATATAATTCTAAATGCTGCAAAGATAAGGGGACA CAGTCAGATTCTGAGTTCACAGATGGGAGTTGTGAGACATTGAGTGGGTATTTAGAAATGTTCCAGACAGAGCAAAGAAAGCAAGAGTTTCAGAGGAATTCAGCCAGGCGTGTTGGGCAGCAAGTCAAACAAGGCAAAGAGAGACAGAAGTTACCAGAG ATATCTGTGCCAGCTAAATGTTCAACTGGGAAAGGCTTCTCCCGGCCAGCGCGGCCAGCAAATCGACGCTTACCTTCCAGGTGGGCATCCAGATCACCTTCAGCACCACCTGCTGCACACAGTTATTCTCTCTCACTTCAGTCAGAGACAGCAGTAGTCTGA